In the Glycine max cultivar Williams 82 chromosome 6, Glycine_max_v4.0, whole genome shotgun sequence genome, TGTAAAAAACAGCACCTGATCCCAATATCCCATTCAAAGACAAGGCAATGATTACACACATACTCACAGACTTGGATCCTCTAGAGTGAAAATGTGTATCAAGTGTGGATCTATTTCCTTTTGAATTAAAGTATCTCATAAGTTTAACTAGTTTTAAAGCATCACATCAATGTTAATAACAATATATCTGTAAATGAATAAGAGATCTATAGAAGATTAGAAGCTAAGCATAAAACAAATAGATTTTCAATTGAATTAATCTACATTATAAGGGGGTCACAGATGAGAAAATTGATGAAAACCAGTAGTAAATGCAAACAAATTTTGAAACTCAAGACAATAAAGAGCTCCCAGAGCTGCATCCCATTGCTgctaaaaatatcatttcagGACAAAGAGCATACTGTTATGAACTAAGTATCCCAAAAGCTTAAGCTATTATGTGAAGGCACATGAATGCTTTCATACTATATTAAATCTTTAACATACCCTCTCATGCAAGAGCCTTTTGGACTTGAAGGGTGGACAATGCAGAGGTCTGGTCTATCTACATTATGTTCAAACTCAACTTGATCTAGAGTCTAGACAAATGGAGACTGTTGAAATTAAAAGGATTTAGGTAGAGAAGGTAAGGGGAGTTATAAGATTAGCTTGGTGGTTGAAGGAAGAAGGGGGGAAGAAGAGGTCATGGGTTCAAATCCCTCCCACTGACATTCTAACAAAACTAACGGCTAACATTTGccaataaaaaatagagaaagtaTGTATGAATATTATTTGCAATGTGTTAGATATGTCAGTGTTGTTAAATAGCGGCCATTGTGGAACAGCGTAGTGGATTTTTTGCCAACCACCATAGCCAATTTGTGAAGGAAGGCCCGCCATAAGGTGCAATGGCATTTTTATATGGTGGAATTTCAGTGTTCAGCCATTCACCATTGATAACACTATATGTTACAAAAGACAAAACAACAATCCCTATTTAAACTTGTACTAGACTTCAAATCCTAATTAAATAAGGAAAgtgaatatgaaattttaaaaaatatggaaaacAATCCTAGGATATCACCTAAGACACTCTTAAGTATCTTAAGATACAATATTgatattaggaaatatttttcatatattctaaAACTCACCCTCGAGCTATAGCTTACAAAGCTCTAATATAATGTCATGAACCAACAAACCCAAAAAGCTAAAGCTATccttgtcaaaaaaaaaaagctattaGGCGAAGTCATGTGAATAATTTTATAGTACCTCTAACTCTAAACTTGAACTTTGGAGACATATAGGAATCAAATACAATATATTGTGGTAGTGAGTATTTGGGCTTTAAAGGGtcaacaagagagaaaaaaatagagtaacaTAAATGAGAATGTAAAGGACTTGTTGCCACACAAGAAAAGATAGGATACAAAATGATTGTATAGGAAAATATATTGGTGTGACACCTATCaaggaaaagataaaagaaaattggtTAAGATGGTATAAACACATGCAAAGAAGGCTGCTGAAGCCACCAGCGAGGAGAACAGATTGCATGGTTTTTAGCCTTGTGAAAAGGGGTAGAAAGAAACCAAAAAGGAAATTGGAGGAAATTATTAAAAGAAGTCTCATGGTGAATAATATACCCTGAGAAttgtttcaaaaaacaaaaaaaaaaatatcccgAGAATTTGGTTTTTAACCAAGCCTAATGACATCATGTGATCCATGTAGCTAACCAAACCTAATGGGATAAGGCTAttgtcattgttgttgttgttgttgttgttgttgttgttatttcaCTAAATGCAATAAACAAATATGTCATGCTAACAAGTAGAGGCCAGACCTTATGAGGGTGGACATCATCAAAAACATGAGCTTGGCCTCCATAAAAAATAGTCATCTGGCGGCTGGCAGAAGTTAGCCCATGTTGACTGCTGTCAGTATCAATTATGAAATGCATAAAGTCAAGCAACTTCTCCTTTTTCCGAAGTTAAAGGGAgtgaaaaataaacaagaacCAAGAGGAATTGAGCAACTCTATTTATAAGAAAGAATTTACCTTGGATGTGTGGATGATTCTACTACATTAGTTCCAGGCTTTGGCCTGCTGCCACCAAGCATCACAGCAGATGGAATACTTTTCTCAGTGGCTGTAGCAGCTGCAGAACTTAAAATTCCAGGGCCCTTGATTCCAGTTCTAGAACCTTCATCAGCAGCTGACTGAGAAATGAATGAAGGGCCAGCATTGGTATCCCTAATCTTGCTTGAAGCCATTTGGTGCACAAAAGGTGCCAATTGCACCCCACGCGGTGgatgctgcatggaagggccaACATTCATGAGAATAGACCGTTCCCATTTATTGGCATCAATCTTAGTGCTGGTGGGAGGCTGAAATATCTGAGAAGAAGATGGCTTCATTGACTGCATACCAAGTAACACTGCATCATCATTGGGCCTTCTAGGCCTTTCTCCTCCAGCTGCATTCCGGAGAACCTGTGTAAAATCAGATATCCAAGATATCAAAGCAAAGAAGACAAAAGCAAaagtatttttcctttttggtcATTGAGAACATTGGAGAAGAATAATTAAGCAATAACTCAAAGCAACCTTCATCAAATGTGAGTTTTGAAAGGAATCAGGGACCAATTGGAAGGCATCTCTGGAGGAACCCATAAAAGTGGAATCAGAATTACTTCTCTTGCTTCCCACTAATCTGTTGCTTATCTCAGTGCCAGAAAAATCACTCCTCGGGCCATAGAATGGAACTCCCTCGAGATGATTTCCTACCTGTTTTTCTACCAAATTGATGAGGGGGAAAAACATTAcattcaaaaaaacaaaaacacttcAAAGATAATAAACACTtccataaataatttatattttcaactataactaaaaaaaaggaaatggtCGTTTATAGATGAAAAGGCCAATAAAAGAAGAGAGACAATACAATATCAATAATTGTGATAAAAACCCAAAACCCGATATCCTCATTATTACCCTATGCACAAATGTTGACAGAACATAACCTGAAAACAACAGAAATTTTCACCATGAATTCAATCCCCCCACTTGGTACATGAAATTAAACTTGTAGAAGAGAGAAACAAAGTGTCAAATCAAAACACCATACTGAAAAACCCTGACAATATATTCACATaccagaagaaaaaagaaaaaagaaaaaccaaccAACTAAAAACACACTAGATGATAAAGTGTTAAAAGACATCAGAAAATGAAGTAACAAAAACTCGagaaaaaagggggaaaaaaagaaagcataTGAAGTAAACAAAGACAACAGAAGCAACCGAACCGAACACTGACCTCACTAATCTAATCCATCAGAAAGGTACCCCACTAAGAGAAAGAGATGGTAGATAACATCAGTGGATGAGATTAAATGCTAAGAAAATAAGGGCTTCAAGGGCAACGAGTAATGcccctttaaaaaaatatttggcttttattttttttatagcaaaGTAGCACGCACCGGAAGCGATGTCGGAGGTGGCGGAGAAGGGGCCGCGTCCTCCGGTGGAAGAGGCGGAGGCCGAAGGCTCCGGTAACCTGACATCGGCGGTTTTGGGGGAATCGGCGGCGGGCCTCATACCCAGAAAGTCATGGAGTACCAATTGCTGGTTTGAAGTGTTGTTGGTGTTGCCATTGTGAGGCTGAGCCATTCTCAGCAGCACAGCCATGACATACCCATCTCACCAACACAGAGAGTGAGAGTGAgtgggaagaagaagaacgatctgttaaaaaagaaagaaagaaaaaagataaaaggcacagagagagagagaatcagTTCTTTTCGGAGGGAGagagagggaaaaaaagaaaagcaaaaggttCTTTCTTTGTTCGCAATTGTTGTGTTGTGTGTTCTGTTCATTTTAATGGACGCATGTCTGTCTCTGTTATGCTGTCCTTCCTCGGCCTGTGACTGTGGGTGGTTGGGTGTGTGGATATTTAATGTTGTCGTTACTGTAATGATAAACTTGTTGTGACTTTTGTCAGATTGTATTCTTTCTCTTCTTAGGTGAATTGATTTGCAGAAGAGAggaaaaagactaaaaaaaataatattaaaatgatgtgaaatttttattttaatattctatttaattttaaaatattattctaatttattttctttaaatttttattcatcTTTAGCAAATGGAACCTTacattagagagagagagagagaaaactaactaaattaactaataattatggTCTAATCTGGGGAAATGGATCTGTTTAGAATGTGATGTGATTTACATTGTGTCTCTTCTTattcttattaaaataagtataaacGGCACTTGTTTACTAATCAATCAtgctatttatatatttatgtcgAGTAATGAAATTGCTCGAAATATATGGCATTCTTTCTTTCCGGACCTTGCAAGTTAGTTTAATTCGATTCAATTCAGGTGAGCTTGAGGCTATCTTAAGGGTcaagtaaatttatttaaaggattaggaaaagaaaagaaaaataaattcaactATCGTTTAGTctctaaaagttaagataaaaaaaaaaacactactaaTAACATATTCTTTAACATTGTTTTTTAACACAGTGCACAACTTAAGTCAATgctgattaaaatttattcaaaattatacaattaagaGAATGAATCATTACATGAAATATGAAATTCCTTTAAATTTGAGATCTCCCATAAAACTCAATCAATGATAAAGAAcatgttaaaaaagaaaaaatgtgttgAAGAGATGTTGTTAACATATTTCTTGAGATGAATCTGTTTTAGTttcccaaattaaaaaaaaaatcttgagtcCTTTTAATTTAAGACAATCCATTTTTAGTTTAGGAagagaaataatattaacaaaaatgatAATGTGGCGCACAAGAACATACAAGtgtcaaatcattatttttattaatgctgtttgtattttactaaaaaaaactatttgaaattatagactataacttttttttaacttgggGACAAGACGGATCTATCCAaattttcaagaattaaaaaagataattaagctaaaaaaatatgttcaagtaagtttgaaatttttaaaaaactatcaattagtttttagtttagaattatttttagttttaaaactcAGTTTTCTTTATTCTAAAATTTGGTTCAAAAATTCCCTATCCTagtcatttaaattaattttcataacaaTACTTATAAGCACACAAATTTAAGTGTTGAACACAAATTAGCAAGAGACTTTGATACCAGGAAATGCATCGAGTGCACATTAGATAGTATAGATGCTAGCTAGTGTAGAAATGTGTGGAGTGCATGAGAATACGTGCGAAGTGCAGAAAAGGCAAACTATTAGCCCAAAAATGTGGTAGGCAAACCGATTTTTAGATATTTCTGCCTCTAGAGATTGGTGAAATCACTTTTAGTTATAAGAATATCTTGTTTTTAAGTTTGTTGATAGGGATTTTTTTTGGTCATTCttacaaagaaaattttgttaaagaaataaaatttatttggtgaTCTCAATGTTTTTTAGAGTTaatttcataacttttcatagtaagcatatcttatttttagtaaaaaaatatttttttaagagaaaaaactaattaattttaagaaaataactgGTACAACCAAGTTCATTcctaatacttttaatttagattaaattaatttttttctaatttattttttagatttaatttagttttttgtttttttaaatttaatttagtctctaattttttaaaattaattcaatttatacATGTCAtctaaactaaaattatatattaagaggTGTAGTTTAATTAGTTGGTTGAATAGAATATATGAATATTGTAAATTTTgtagtttgtttaatttttacatataaaaaataaataaatttatgtgcATATGGGCTATCTATgcatttaataaatttgtagAGATAATACctactcttgaatctttatTGCATTGTACATACATCAGCCTGAGTTCAGATCAATGAAGAAAGGAGATATTATATCATAGTTCGCAATCAATAATAATAGCCATagctatttaatattaaaaaaatatcattattgaaATGTGTCACTAAAAAGTCAAGATTTACAAGTGACATCGCTAATAACACCCACAATTCCACATCTTTATTGCACACACGAACGACCTGGATAATGAGATAATGATAGGAGGCCAGTAACAAGCGTCCTCGTTCATCACAAGGGTCGCGGCTATTAAAAAATGCTAGATAATAgatatttgtttttgaaataatttatttaagtcctttgtaaactattttttaatcaaaaaataatttagtaataattttcttaatagtaaaaactaaaataataaattttaaaagactaaataaaataaaaataaaacctattTTATAGAGAATAaagtttatttaagtttttctattttaaaaaaattacttaaaaggtaaaacaaagaaataataataaaacaaatatttcccCTCATTTTAGGGCAAGttaattttttgtgtgtgtagtACCTACTAAATTTTTTCTTCCATCTTATTTCTCAtttcaaataaagaaaattttataatttcattctaTCTTcgctacaattttttttcttctatatttaCACTGAAGCAAAGACAAAAAGTGTGTTGATTGTGGAAGTAAGTTTGGCTATACCAAAGATCCaggtaatatttattttttctaaaattgagATAAACAACTCGTCAAACTTACTCTTAAAATATGTTTCTTGCAGTTGAAAAAACAGAGCAAATGAatataaaaggaataaaaacttCCAAATATTCATCCATATTCCTTAACGCAGTTCGTTTGATTCATTTATGAACATGAGATAAAGGAAAGCTTTAGCTCAGCTACACTAATTTTGGTTTCGTCCCAAGAagacttttttcttatttaaagacgatgtagacattttattttcatgcttttcttcCCTTTGAAggtatttatcttatttttgcatacatgtttttttttatattttttatttttgcacatTCAAACgtgagataagaaaaaaaaatcttcttctactaaaatttttttaaaaaaaatccttctttttcctacttttttcttttcactctcTTAACAAAGTAAAACTTTATATAACTTTATCCTGCATATACAGTACGTAAATCTgaaaaattttccttttcttgcaTAATTTGAAATAACTCATGCAGTTGCACATGAGTACATGCTTTTGGCTACAAATTTCAGCTCCTACCAAGGCTATTCAATATGTTGTGAATGAATTAATATTACTAGTTCTACAGTAACACATGTATCTACAAGACTCATTTAAACTATTAATTCAACTTTAGTTGtcattatttttacaaaaattttcaCAATTGATCGActcacaaataatattttactgtGTAAAGAACATTACTGTGTATTCGTGTTGGCAAATACTAATCTATGTGGAAGAAATGTGAAAGAAAGATTGGTGCCATCACTAATGtcttgaaaaatacaaaaaaagaaaagaagaagaagaaaaatctttATTAACTGCTGTGAATAAATGTGAAGCGATTCCCATGGGTTCAAATTGTCAATTATTGCTCTCGTGTTGGTACCAAACACATTTTCtgatgaaccttttttttttactcctaGCAATTCACTGGGTCCTTACAGTTGTTCAGCATTTAAATCAAAAAATGCTTTTGCTTTCTGAATTATAGATCTTCTGTTTCATCTATATATGTTATATTTGCAAAGTGTTATCAAGTTGCAAACTTTTCGAACCACAGCCACAAGTCATGTCTATGCTCTCTTTAACTCGTGGGCAAGACCCTGGCCTGGGTATCATGTCCTCAGATTCTACAAAAAATTCCCCCCTCCTATGCATCTTGCAATGCAAAGCAAGCCAATTAGCCAAGTGGTATAACCCTTCATATGCCTCATTAATTTTCTTCATTCCTTGCTAGCTTCAATTACCAACCAGGCAAGTCTAAACCTTACAGGAACAATGTTCTTTGTGTAACAAAAATCCACAACATATATTTTATAGcaaaagagaaaaacagaaatagaaaaaacaatgttatataaaatgaattgtgattaaaaaaagatataaagaaaaaaatataaaagaaaacagtATCATCTAATTATAGACCACTATGTCAAGTTAGTCAACTACAATCATTGGTATATGAGTTCGTTCCTCCACAATTTTctcatgaaagaaaaagaaagtgtatAATAGATTACAGGTGgtgggtattttttttaagcCAAAGATTACTGGTGAGTATGAAGTCACATACTATTAAGTAATTCTAAAATCAATATTAGATCACCTAATAACATGGATTTCTATGAAAAGTACAACTTTATTTATTCAACTCATAAAGTTAAATGTATCaatcaaccaataaaagcgtaaattaaaaaagaagcataatAAAGTGTTATATATTTGGCGATGCTAGCGATATTTCTGCACAACGCGCGTGAACTAATTGTATCTCCAATAAACTCATTTCTGAATCAGAATCCACAATTGGATGATAATTTCTTGCCGACTCAGTTGTTGGATTGAAGGTTAATTAAGGATATATAGGTAATGAAAATGCCATTTACATACACCAGTTTATGTAAATTCAGGACTAGAAAACTAAATTGT is a window encoding:
- the LOC100807222 gene encoding protein TIFY 8 isoform X1; protein product: MAVLLRMAQPHNGNTNNTSNQQLVLHDFLGMRPAADSPKTADVRLPEPSASASSTGGRGPFSATSDIASEKQVGNHLEGVPFYGPRSDFSGTEISNRLVGSKRSNSDSTFMGSSRDAFQLVPDSFQNSHLMKVLRNAAGGERPRRPNDDAVLLGMQSMKPSSSQIFQPPTSTKIDANKWERSILMNVGPSMQHPPRGVQLAPFVHQMASSKIRDTNAGPSFISQSAADEGSRTGIKGPGILSSAAATATEKSIPSAVMLGGSRPKPGTNVVESSTHPSSQHGLTSASRQMTIFYGGQAHVFDDVHPHKADVIMALAGSNGGSWSTAFSPKSAVKMVNDGILHSGENETGVVSNAAFPQELHGKLSITGSSSHAIGLGDRVTTPAGKHHGNVFAKDTRNPVQPPDPSSEDKRAQ
- the LOC100807222 gene encoding protein TIFY 8 isoform X2, with translation MAVLLRMAQPHNGNTNNTSNQQLVLHDFLGMRPAADSPKTADVRLPEPSASASSTGGRGPFSATSDIASEKQVGNHLEGVPFYGPRSDFSGTEISNRLVGSKRSNSDSTFMGSSRDAFQLVPDSFQNSHLMKVLRNAAGGERPRRPNDDAVLLGMQSMKPSSSQIFQPPTSTKIDANKWERSILMNVGPSMQHPPRGVQLAPFVHQMASSKIRDTNAGPSFISQSAADEGSRTGIKGPGILSSAAATATEKSIPSAVMLGGSRPKPGTNVVESSTHPSQHGLTSASRQMTIFYGGQAHVFDDVHPHKADVIMALAGSNGGSWSTAFSPKSAVKMVNDGILHSGENETGVVSNAAFPQELHGKLSITGSSSHAIGLGDRVTTPAGKHHGNVFAKDTRNPVQPPDPSSEDKRAQ
- the LOC100807222 gene encoding protein TIFY 8 isoform X4; this translates as MSGYRSLRPPPLPPEDAAPSPPPPTSLPVGNHLEGVPFYGPRSDFSGTEISNRLVGSKRSNSDSTFMGSSRDAFQLVPDSFQNSHLMKVLRNAAGGERPRRPNDDAVLLGMQSMKPSSSQIFQPPTSTKIDANKWERSILMNVGPSMQHPPRGVQLAPFVHQMASSKIRDTNAGPSFISQSAADEGSRTGIKGPGILSSAAATATEKSIPSAVMLGGSRPKPGTNVVESSTHPSQHGLTSASRQMTIFYGGQAHVFDDVHPHKADVIMALAGSNGGSWSTAFSPKSAVKMVNDGILHSGENETGVVSNAAFPQELHGKLSITGSSSHAIGLGDRVTTPAGKHHGNVFAKDTRNPVQPPDPSSEDKRAQ
- the LOC100807222 gene encoding protein TIFY 8 isoform X3; this encodes MSGYRSLRPPPLPPEDAAPSPPPPTSLPVGNHLEGVPFYGPRSDFSGTEISNRLVGSKRSNSDSTFMGSSRDAFQLVPDSFQNSHLMKVLRNAAGGERPRRPNDDAVLLGMQSMKPSSSQIFQPPTSTKIDANKWERSILMNVGPSMQHPPRGVQLAPFVHQMASSKIRDTNAGPSFISQSAADEGSRTGIKGPGILSSAAATATEKSIPSAVMLGGSRPKPGTNVVESSTHPSSQHGLTSASRQMTIFYGGQAHVFDDVHPHKADVIMALAGSNGGSWSTAFSPKSAVKMVNDGILHSGENETGVVSNAAFPQELHGKLSITGSSSHAIGLGDRVTTPAGKHHGNVFAKDTRNPVQPPDPSSEDKRAQ